A stretch of the Nicotiana tabacum cultivar K326 chromosome 6, ASM71507v2, whole genome shotgun sequence genome encodes the following:
- the LOC107785472 gene encoding uncharacterized protein LOC107785472, with the protein MESFNFKNIKAEKANAILRYKRLQRITTLFRAMEICIFFVIISRFSTQLTFVSKLFAEYFRELPLALISPGFVFVLGNVIVIVLFLKSRESYAKDNSSTSTITDFHDEYMKECAKHITNYSEQSISNCREQSLKQGKQSINNYREQSVKQCILGEREVGRKIRKSRSENLLCVPQHEETRRELRRSATVVCRRNVDDEMSSEDFRRTVEDFIARQQRLLREEEEFSAGVSCDA; encoded by the coding sequence ATGGAGTCTTTCAATTTCAAGAACATCAAAGCAGAGAAGGCAAACGCAATTCTTAGGTACAAAAGGCTTCAAAGGATCACAACCCTATTCCGTGCCATGGAGATTTGCATATTTTTTGTCATAATCTCAAGATTTTCTACTCAGTTGACATTTGTTTCCAAGCTTTTTGCTGAGTATTTCAGGGAACTCCCACTCGCCCTCATTAGTCCCGGGTTCGTCTTTGTGCTTGGAAATGTGATCGTCATCGTTTTGTTCTTGAAATCTAGAGAGTCATATGCTAAAGATAATTCATCAACCAGCACCATAACCGATTTCCATGATGAGTATATGAAAGAATGTGCAAAACACATAACCAATTACAGTGAACAGAGCATAAGCAATTGCAGAGAACAGAGTCTGAAACAGGGGAAACAGAGTATAAATAATTACAGGGAACAGAGTGTGAAACAGTGCATTCTTGGAGAGAGAGAAGTTGGAAGGAAAATTCGAAAGAGCCGTTCAGAAAACTTGCTGTGTGTCCCCCAGCATGAGGAGACTAGACGAGAACTGAGGCGATCGGCGACGGTGGTATGCCGGAGAAATGTGGATGATGAGATGAGTAGTGAAGATTTCAGGCGAACAGTGGAGGATTTCATTGCCAGGCAACAAAGATTATTGAGGGAAGAAGAAGAGTTTTCAGCTGGTGTTTCTTGTGATGCCTAG
- the LOC142181799 gene encoding zinc finger BED domain-containing protein RICESLEEPER 2-like, with amino-acid sequence MNKIIFIASVLDPRNKFEYVEGALEELFGEEKGKKINVEVYAYMNSLFGEYLKKYSTESCPQSPSSSTSSNNTSNTPSGSVISASKIRTKLSLKKQKEDNGSGGAKSELDKYISEEQEPFSEEFDILSWWKTHAPRFPILSELARDVLEFIDY; translated from the exons atgaataaaataatttttattgcttCCGTCTTGGATCCACGTAACAAATTTGAATATGTTGAGGGAGCACTTGAAGAACTTTTTGGggaggaaaaagggaagaaaataaatgtTGAGGTGTATGCTTATATGAATTCTTTGTTTGGGGAGTATCTAAAAAAGTATTCAACCGAATCTTGTCCTCAATCTCCATCTAGTTCTACTTCATCTAACAACACATCTAATACACCTAGTGGGAGTGTTATAAGTGCATCAAAAATTAGGACTAAGCTTAGCTTaaagaaacaaaaggaagacAATGGAAGTGGGGGTGCTAAATCGGAGTTGGATAAATACATTAGTGAAGAACAAGAGCCTTTTAGTGAAGAATTTGATATCTTGAGTTGGTGGAAAACACATGCTCCTAGATTTCCTATTCTTTCGGAGTTGGCTCGTGATGTGTTG gagttcattgactaCTAA